In Chanodichthys erythropterus isolate Z2021 chromosome 9, ASM2448905v1, whole genome shotgun sequence, a genomic segment contains:
- the usp11 gene encoding ubiquitin carboxyl-terminal hydrolase 11, which produces MAANCSTGSATEPPGLETQWREIDNLNQQQLRAGDSWYLLDKRWFDQWKEYVHTRDQNSSSYPGKIDNTELFEDLDSYHLKERLSENEDFILVPAEAWHKLLSWYDLMDDQPPLERKVVDLPSTVKVEVYPVEIYLCLSSNLESTVTARFSRADKIHAIHQKIRQHFNVSETAESRLWMRSTDTSSERLRNLNMTVLDACLSSGMTVIMEIRNADGTWPTSRPQIMRNSADEDSYRGPPGVCGLTNLGNTCFMNSALQCLSNTPPLTEYFLMNLYLEELNFTNPLGMKGEIAEAYADVIKQMWSGRHYSVVPRVFKTKVGHFASQFLGYQQHDSQELLSFLLDGLHEDLNRVKKKEYIELKDADGRPDQEVAEEAWRNHLRRNDSVIVDTFHGLFKSTLVCPECNKVSVTFDPFCYLSVPLPVSKERVMEVFYVSLDPMAKPTQYRLIVPKAGRVIDLCTALSQATDVPPSQMAVADVFNHRFYRIYQADESLSCILDRDDIFVYQLNSGCMDQTDEEVILAVYMRERSHYRDYGSGSNSYSTSLFGHPLLMSVPRTQCTREDLYQLLLKRLVRYVRPLDPSEEVEEEEDEDEELYKAQTNGVSDDEGDEDSEEAGPSKKEEETQQSNQADGQNNGPLEASPSSEGEERAEEGESSSEPDRGSSTEEGQSACGSTDTNSQDATDGDQSAGVEPSGKEEEDDEEEEEEEDGEEAATCAQANKRVPGRRHYTERRKKALFTIQAVNSNGTTERGMAEAGGSLSFSSQPYIAIDWDPDMKKKYYNENEAEKYIKHQSMDVPHQQTTVQLQECIELFTTVETLEEENPWYCPTCKRHQLATKKLDLWSLPEVLIIHLKRFSYTKYSREKLDTIVEFPLRNLDFSGFLLKKTTNSTEPPCRYDLIAVSNHYGGLRDGHYTSYAQNKDNGQWYYFDDSKVTYAREEQIVTSAAYLLFYQRQDKIRQPTVPPPVPSSTQPENHITSQTNDGVDGASSCVSMETD; this is translated from the exons ATGGCTGCGAACTGCAGCACCGGTTCGGCTACGGAGCCTCCGGGACTAGAGACCCAGTGGAGGGAGATCGACAACCTGAACCAGCAACAGCTCCGGGCCGGAGACAGCTG GTATTTGCTGGACAAGAGATGGTTTGATCAGTGGAAAGAGTATGTGCACACCAGGGACCAAAATTCGTCCTCTTATCCTGGAAAGATTGATAACACAGAGCTCTTTGAAG ATTTGGATTCATACCACCTGAAAGAGAGGCTGTCTGAGAATGAGGATTTCATCCTGGTCCCGGCAGAAGCCTGGCATAAACTCTTGTCGTGGTATGACTTGATGGACGATCAGCCTCCTCTGGAAAGAAAG GTTGTTGATCTTCCCAGCACTGTTAAAGTGGAGGTCTACCCTGTGGAGATCTACCTCTGTCTCTCCAGCAACTTGGAGAGTACTGTAACTGCACGTTTCAGTCGAGCAGACAAGATAC ACGCTATACATCAAAAGATACGGCAGCATTTTAATGTGTCAGAGACTGCCGAGAGCCGACTGTGGATGAGGAGTACGGATACAAGCTCAGAAAGGCTACGCAACCTTAACATGACTGTCCTAGATGCCTGCCTCAGCTCTGGCATG ACAGTGATTATGGAGATCAGGAATGCGGATGGTACGTGGCCCACATCTAGGCCTCAGATCAT GCGGAACTCTGCTGACGAGGACTCGTATCGAGGGCCTCCTGGAGTGTGTGGCCTCACGAACCTGGGCAACACCTGCTTCATGAACTCAGCTTTACAG TGTCTGAGTAACACACCGCCACTGACTGAGTACTTCTTGATGAATTTGTATCTGGAGGAGCTGAACTTTACCAACCCTCTGGGCATGAAGGGTGAAATTGCAGAAGCGTATGCAGATGTCATCAAACAGATGTGGTCAGGGAGGCACTATTCTGTGGTTCCTCGGGTATTTAAG ACGAAGGTCGGCCACTTTGCATCGCAGTTTCTGGGCTACCAGCAACACGACTCTCAGGAGCTGCTGTCTTTCCTGTTGGACGGTCTACATGAAGACCTTAACCGGGTCAAAAAGAAGGAGTATATTGAACTCAAGGATGCTGATGGCAGACCTGACCAG GAAGTGGCTGAGGAAGCATGGCGCAACCATCTGCGGCGGAACGATTCAGTTATTGTCGACACATTCCACGGGTTGTTTAAGTCGACATTGGTGTGCCCCGAGTGCAACAAAGTCTCTGTGACCTTTGACCCCTTCTGCTACTTGAGTGTGCCCTTACCAGTGAGTAAGGAGAGGGTCATGGAGGTGTTCTATGTCTCACTGgatcccatggccaaaccaacACAG TATCGTCTGATTGTCCCTAAAGCTGGCCGAGTGATTGACTTGTGCACTGCTCTCTCTCAGGCAACAGACGTCCCACCCAGCCAG ATGGCTGTGGCTGACGTGTTCAATCATCGCTTCTATAGGATTTACCAAGCTGACGAGTCCTTAAGCTGTATACTGGACCGTGACGATATATTTGT GTATCAGCTGAACAGTGGCTGTATGGATCAGACTGATGAGGAGGTGATTCTGGCCGTCTACATGCGTGAACGCTCTCATTACAGAGATTACGGCTCGGGCAGCAACAGCTACAGCACATCACTGTTCGGTCACCCGCTGCTGATGTCTGTGCCACGCACCCAGTGCACACGGGAAGATCTCTACCAGCTCCTCCTTAAAAGACTGGT GCGTTATGTCCGTCCCCTAGACCCCTCAGAAGAAGTAGAAGAGGAAGAAGATGAGGATGAAGAGTTGTACAAGGCACAGACCAATGGAGTTAGTGATG ATGAGGGTGATGAAGACTCTGAGGAGGCGGGGCCATCTAAGAAAGAGGAAGAGACTCAACAGAGCAATCAGGCTGATGGGCAGAACAACGGCCCATTAGAAGCCAGTCCGAGCAGCGAGGGGGAGGAGCGAGCCGAGGAGGGGGAGTCGAGCAGTGAACCGGACCGAGGCAGCAGTACAGAGGAGGGCCAATCAGCGTGCGGCAGCACCGACACCAACTCCCAAGATGCAACTGATGGGGACCAAAGTGCTGGCGTAGAACCTTCGggaaaggaggaagaggatgacgaagaagaggaggaggaggaagacgGGGAAGAGGCCGCAACTTGTGCGCAGGCAAATAAGAGAGTTCCGGGCAGACGGCACTACACTGAGCGACGGAAAAAAGCCCTCTTCACCATTCAGGCAGTGAACTCTAATGGCACCACCGAGCGAGGGATGGCAGAGGCGGGCGGCAGCTTGTCTTTCAGCT CTCAGCCATACATTGCCATTGACTGGGACCCTGACATGAAGAAGAAGTATTACAATGAGAATGAAGCCGAG aaatacataaagcatCAGAGCATGGACGTCCCTCACCAGCAAACGACAGTGCAGCTGCAGGAATGTATAGAGCTCTTTACCACAGTAGAGACACTGGAAGAAGAAAATCCCTG GTATTGTCCGACATGTAAAAGGCATCAGCTTGCTACTAAGAAACTGGATCTGTGGTCTTTGCCAGAAGTTCTGATCATCCATTTAAAGCGTTTCTCCTACACAAAATACTCTCGAGAGAAACTGGATACTATCGTGGAGTTCCCCCTGCG GAATTTGGACTTCTCAGGTTTCCTCCTAAAGAAGACCACTAACAGTACTGAACCTCCCTGTAGATACGACCTGATCGCTGTGTCAAACCACTACGGCGGACTCCGAGATGGACACT ATACTAGTTATGCCCAGAACAAGGACAATGGCCAGTGGTATTACTTTGACGACAGCAAGGTGACCTATGCAAGGGAGGAACAGATTGTG ACCAGCGCCGCCTACCTCCTATTCTACCAGCGCCAAGACAAGATCCGCCAGCCCACCGTCCCTCCACCCGTACCCTCCTCCACCCAGCCAGAGAATCACATCACATCCCAGACCAACGATGGCGTGGACGGAGCCTCTTCCTGCGTCAGCATGGAGACGGACTga
- the zgc:86609 gene encoding ER membrane protein complex subunit 3-like, which produces MAGPELLLDSSIRLWVVLPIVFITFFVGVLRHYVTQLIHNEKKVDLQQVSDSQVLLRSRILRENGKYLPKQSFAMRKHYFNDPETGFFKTVKRKVIPKNPMTDTSMLTDMMKGNLTNVLPMIVIGGWINWAFSGFVTTKVPFPLTLRFKPMLQRGIELLSLDASWVSSASWYFLNVFGLRSMYTLILGQDNAADQSRIMQDQMTGAAMAMPPDPNKAFKSEWEALEIVEHKWALENVEEELMCQDLNFRGLFS; this is translated from the exons ATGGCAGGTCCAGAGCTGCTGCTAGACTCCAGTATTCGCCTGTGGGTGGTTTTGCCCATAGTCTTCATCACATTCTTCGTCGGAGTTCTGCGGCATTACGTCACTCAACTGATTCATAATGAGAAGAAAGTGGATTTGCAGCAGGTGTCTGACAG CCAGGTGTTACTGCGCAGCCGCATTTTGAGAGAAAATGGAAAATATCTTCCCAAACAG TCATTTGCCATGCGAAAACACTATTTCAACGACCCTGAGACTGGATTCTTCAAGACGGTCAAAAGAAAGGTGATCCCCAAAAATCCTATGACCG ACACCAGCATGTTGACGGACATGATGAAAGGGAATCTGACCAATGTGCTGCCAATGATTGTGATAGGAGGATGGATCAACTGGGCCTTTTCTGGATTTGTCACAA CTAAGGTTCCGTTTCCTCTGACTCTGAGATTCAAGCCCATGTTACAGAGAGGAATAGAGCTGCTCTCTCTGGACGCCTCCTG GGTCAGTTCAGCGTCATGGTATTTTCTCAATGTCTTTGGGCTCAGAAGCATGTACACCCTCATCCTTGGACAAGACAATG CTGCAGATCAGTCGAGAATTATGCAGGATCAAATGACGGGGGCTGCGATGGCGATGCCCCCTGATCCTAATAAAGCATTTAAG AGTGAGTGGGAAGCCCTGGAGATTGTGGAGCACAAATGGGCCCTGGAGAATGTTGAAGAGGAACTCATGTGTCAGGATCTGAACTTCAGAGGACTCTTTAGCTAA